From one Solanum stenotomum isolate F172 chromosome 12, ASM1918654v1, whole genome shotgun sequence genomic stretch:
- the LOC125848835 gene encoding phospho-N-acetylmuramoyl-pentapeptide-transferase homolog isoform X1: MLVMRSHKSCASNLDLNSDFYRLGVSQFRKGSLNLKFQRLLINFHHLRLSSHFPLKICRSNARRYGFCLPPMLLQVRAMDDDVGVSSFHDWGDNNGAIEYRFSSSEGEDSDGDILLQPITDVDLPTSKEQLYSADDPITTRQLTILGRAYKRKRIKYGILNNIGLIMFSTVLLSLVDCCAWKIVRLPLAPLYLMRPFLISAVAVSCVGYVCVPLFRSLKLHSVIRKEGPARHSSKKGTATMGGLYFIPIGVIVAEIIVGFSSLEVLGASAATLTFAAIGLLDDLISMRNNNVGLSARFRIMLEVAAGTFFSFWLYASDISSPYSMKTVVPLPAPLGLICLGRLYPFLTSFCFASMANGINLTDGLDGLAGGTATLAFIAMSIAVLPICSELSIFGASMAGACAGFLLHNRYRASIFMGDTGALALGGALASMAACTGMFFPLFISSGVFVLEALSVILQVSFFKTTKHFLGSGHRLFRMAPLHHHLELCGVKEPVIVAGAYVFSSILALTAGYVGLTSV, encoded by the exons ATGTTAGTCATGCGATCTCACAAATCTTGTGCTTCAAATTTGGATTTGAATTCTGATTTCTATCGACTTGGGGTTTCTCAATTTCGAAAAGGGTCTCTGAATCTGAAATTTCAGCGTTTATTGATCAACTTTCATCATCTCCGATTAAGCTCTCATTTTCCTTTGAAG ATCTGTAGATCAAATGCTAGGCGTTATGGGTTCTGTTTGCCTCCTATGCTTCTTCAAGTTCGAGCAATGGATGAT GATGTTGGGGTCTCTTCATTTCATGACTGGGGAGATAATAATGGAGCAATCGAATATAGGTtctcatcaagtgaaggtgaagACAGTGATGGAGATATTTTACTACAGCCAATCACGGATGTTGATTTGCCTACCTCCAAGGAGCAGCTTTATTCTGCTGACGACCCCATAACAACTCGCCAGCTAACAATTCTTGGCAGAGCGTACAAGAGAAAAAG GATAAAATATGGCATTCTAAACAACATAGGTCTCATAATGTTCTCGACGGTGCTTCTGTCTCTTGTGGATTGTTGTGCATGGAAAATTGTTAGATTGCCCCTGGCTCCACTTTACCTGATGCGTCCCTTTCTCATCTCCGCAGTGGCAGTGTCTTGTGTAGGTTATGTCTGTGTCCCTTTATTTCGTAGTTTGAAACTCCACTCTGTAATAAGGAAGGAGGGGCCTGCTCGGCACTCTAGTAAGAAAGGAACTGCTACAATGGGCGGATTGTATTTTATTCCAATTGGCGTAATTGTTGCTGAAATTATTGTTGGGTTTTCTTCTCTGGAAGTTCTTGGAGCTTCTGCAGCAACCTTAACTTTTGCAGCAATTGGATTACTTGATGATTTGATAAGTATGAGGAATAATAATGTTGGCTTATCCGCTCGATTTCGAATCATGTTGGAG GTAGCTGCTGGGACATTTTTCTCCTTTTGGCTGTATGCATCGGACATATCGTCACCCTACAGCAT GAAAACAGTGGTTCCCCTACCCGCACCTCTTGGGCTTATATGCCTTGGAAGACTCTATCCTTTTTTAACTTCGTTTTGCTTTGCTTCCATGGCTAATGGAATTAATCTTACTGATGGTCTCGACGGATTGGCTGGAGGAACAGCCACATTGGCGTTCATTGCTATGTCTATTGCAGTGCTTCCTATATGTTCTG AGCTTTCCATATTTGGAGCATCTATGGCAGGAGCCTGTGCAGGATTTCTTCTGCACAACCGGTACAGAGCATCAATTTTTATGGGTGATACAGGAGCTTTAGCCTTAGGGGGTGCACTGGCTTCTATGGCTGCTTGTACAGGGATGTTCTTTCCATTGTTCATTTCATCTGGTGTTTTTGTCCTGGAAGCACTATCAGTTATACTGCAG GTTTCCTTCTTCAAGACAACAAAACATTTCCTAGGAAGTGG